AAAAACCCTAAGTAAATTTTCTACGCACAAACCCATGAGGCTTTCGTAAATGTACGAATCTAAAATCTCAGTTATGGGGCAACTTTATTTTTTACTACGCTGGTATTCATCAAACCAAGGCAAAATATTACTGCTCTTAAAAAATAGTTGTAGTATTGAATATGTAATTACAAACAACTCCGTTTATGAAATATAAACTAGTACCCAACTATTTTTCGGTCATTATCGTCATTATTGTAGGAGCCGCTTTATTTAAACAAATAGATTTTAAAACCATGACTGTTGACAACCTTGCTTTATCTGCAGTTTACCTTATAGCCTTTCTTATTAGTATTGGATTTATGATAAAGAAAAAAACCAACTCATAAATAGATTAATAAAATCACATTATAATACATGAAAAATACCTTTATCTACTTTGTTTCCCTTCTTTTTATGTTGTCGTCATGCAAAGAAAATACTAGTGCAAAAACCGAGCGTAATGGCGAACCTGATGTCTACAATGTAGAGGATGACAATGCTAAAATGAACCAGGCGATGGAAGCTGCTAAAAATTCGGTCCAAGAGTTTCAAGATGCCTTACTAAGTGATAATCCTAACTTTGAATTCTTTGCCATTAAACAAAAATTTGAAGCAATTGAAGGCACTGAACATATTTGGATACAGGATATACAACTAGTAGATACCGACTTTATGGGTATTGTTGCCAACGAACCTGTTTATGCCCAAAAAGTAAAACTAGGCGATACTATTTCTATAGACCGAAGTAATATTAGCGATTGGATGTACTACGACGAAGGTAAAGTGGTTGGCGGGTATACGATTCGCGTAATTCGCGATGAACTTTCTCCCGAAGAACAAGCTCAGTTCGACGATGAAAACGGACTTATTTTTAAATAACCCATGTTCAATTTATTTAAAAAGCAGCCGCCAAAATCTATTACGATTATTGGCACCGAGGAACAGTTGACAATTAATGGCGTGCCTGTTACATTCCCCACGAACCATGCAAAATTGGTTGAACTATTTGGTGAACCTAGCCGTTCTTCCAAAACAAAACTGACCAAGTCTACCTTACTTTGCTGGGATGCGGAAGGTGTTTATTGCAACTATGCCTCTTCCAGTCATATTTATAGTTTTAGTCTTATTTTTTCTAAGAAACATCAATTAGAACTTTCTCCAAAAAATAATTTTTCGGGGTCTATTAACATAAACAATAAGGATATTCTTTTTGATGATTTTGACGGAATTAAGTTTGATAACTATGTGCTTAGAAAACTAATCTATAAAGGCGAAGAACAACCCTACGCCATTGCTTTTATGGTGAATCTTGATGTAAAAAAGGAAATTGCGACAGATACATATCAGCTTAAACCAACCAATGAAGAACTTCTTGAATTCTCGGATTTTGGTTTTAAACTGGCGGTTATTCAAGAACTGATGTACATACAAGAAGTGCTTCAACCACTATTTGACGTGAACGAATTTGCTAATTGGTACACCAAACGAAAAATTGATATTGACCAAGAAGGTTACGAGCCTATTGCTGAAGTTACCCAATATTTTAAAGATTTTCCTGTTCCTAAACGCCTTGCTCCTTTGGTAACCAAAATTTACCAAGATGGCGGCAATGATATTTACTTGAATTTATTACCCCACGGCAATGGTTCTGAAGAGTATTGGGACATAAAAAGCTGTGCCGATGCCAAGCACTTTCCTAATCTTAAAAAAGTTACGCTTTGCTATGCTGCCGATACTATTATCGACGAATTAAACCACATGGGTATTGAATCGGAATGGTTGTAACTATATGAGAAGTATCATATTTTAAGCCATAGCTGTGTTGTATTCTTGTAAAAACATTTCTATGAACATCATATCTTTTACTGATAGTCCTAATTTTAACGACCAAAAAATTGTAACCCAAGTCCTTTTAGAAACTACCTTCTCTAAAGAAATACGTATTCTCCTTAAAAAAGGTCAGGTGATGAAAGAACACAAAGCACCCTTCCCTATTATTATACACATGATACAGGGGAAAATAGACTTTGGTGCCGAAGGTGCTATTCACTCTTTAAAAGCAGGAGATATTATTACATTGGACAGTAATGTTCCGCACGACCTATCTGCAAAAGATGATAGTATTGTTCGTTTAACGCTTTCCAAGTTAGATACTGCTGAACGCGTTGTTAAAGTTGTAGAAAACTCTTAATACAAGTCTATGTCCGAAATTACAAATAGAGAAGATGTTAGCCTATTGGTACATACTTTTTATGATAAAATACGGCAAAACGATATGTTGGGCCCTATTTTTAATAGCCATATAACCAATGACGAATGGCCTGCACACTTAGATAAACTGACTGATTTTTGGGAAACCAACCTTTTTGGTATTGCAAAGTTTAAAGGTAGCCCCACTACCAAACATATTAATGTAGACAAAAGTTTGAAACACACTATGTCCGAAAACCATTTTGAAACTTGGTTACAACTGTGGTTTGAAACTATTGATGAACTCTACACTGGTGAATTAGCCATGAGAGCAAAGGAAAGTGCGGGTAGAATGGCGGCAGGACAGTTTGGTATGGTAATGCATTATAGACCCGAGGAATATAAAAGCTAGTTTATTAGTGCTCAGTTTTCAGTATCAGTCGGCAGTATCAGTCTTCAGCTGACAGTAGCGGTTCTCAGTATTTTTTTAATTTTTGCTCATAGCAAACAGCATATGCTATTTTAGTTTCACTGCTAGGTTTTGTATCTTAGGGATGTAGAAAATAATCTACCATATTTTTATACAAATCCGCTATGACAGATAATTTATTTCTTTTACGAGATAAGCCTAAGCTGGAATTTCATTTATTAACAGAGGATTTTAAGATTCAAGACAACGGAGACCAATCAGTTTCTGGCACGTATTTATACAACGATTTAAAATCTATTTATTTAATTGAGAAAAAGATTAACTGGTTTGTTACCGCTTTTGGATTTATTGTCTCTGCACTACTCGAAAGTAGTAGCGAGCTTTATAAAGACAAAAAAAAACTTATTATAGTGACTAATAACAAAACCATAGAGTTAATCCAAATACACTGCGATGTTCAAAAAACCAATAGCCTTATTGCTCTTTTGAATACGAAAATCGCAGTTTAATTAAGAATTTTGATAATATCCTCTAATGAAAATTAAAATAAAATCTATTCTCAAAATCTGCATAAGCCTCCTTTTCATACTACTATTTCATTCCTGCAACCAAAATGCAACTACAGCAACCCCTTTTAATTCAGAAAATATGATGATAAGAATTGCTGCTATAGAAATTGAGCCGGCATTTTTAAAGGAGTACCTTGAAATTTTAAAAATTGAGTCGGAAGCATCTGTACGGTTAGAGCCCGGTGTTATTTGTATTTACCCCATGTTCGAAAAAGAGCGTCCTAATGAAATTCGCTTGTTAGAAATATATGCTGATAAAGCCGCTTACGAATCGCACTTAAAAAGTCCGCATTTTATTGAGTACAAAACAAGTACTGCTAATATGGTAAAATCATTAGACCTTATTGAAATGTCCGCCATTGACGAAGCTAGCATGCCTAAATTATTTCGTAAATTGAGCTTGAATTAATTTCGTCAAAATTTTAGATTTATGGATTATCTCGCTTCTACCTATTTTTACGATTATGAAAGTGATGAGATTCAAGCCTTTATTTTAGAATACAAAAACACTTTGCTGTCTAAAAAGGAAATTGCCAAACAGCTATATACAAAAGTGCGCGATACTTGGCGCTACGACCCATACAGTCTAAGCTTTTCTAAAGAAAAATACCGCGCTAGCGAAATTGCGAAAAGGTCAAAAGGACACTGCATTGATAAATCTATAGTCCTAATTGCCAGTCTACGAGCCATGGAAATACCCGCACGTATTCATCTTGCGAAAGTAAAAAACCATATTGGCGTAGAACGCCTTATTGAAAAATTTGGCTCGAACGAATTAACACCACATGGTATGGTTGATGTGCTCCTTAATGATAAATGGCTAAAAATATCACCTACATTTAATGCCTCCTTATGCACTATGCTAAATGTAGCACCTTTAGATTTTGATGGTGAAAACGATGCTATTTTGCAAGAATTCAACCATGAAGGAAGTCAATTTATGGAATACTTAGAGGACTACGGCCATTTTGAAGATGTACCCGTTGCCTTTATGGCACAAAATGCACGTGAACACTACCCGGCAATTTTTGATTCTGGGTCTAATGAAACGGAGTTTAAATTATAATTGTGCCTATTTTGATTGCTAAATTATAATTTCTCATTTCTAAAAATATATTAATTGCGTATCTTAAGTGTCCTCAACTTAAAATCTATATCTCATGGAACGCATTACTAATCCTAATTCTGGAAGCCAACGTAGGGTGGGCAATAATTATCTTATCACTAAAGAAGAAATTGAACAATTCCACGACCTTGGCTACATTGTATTAAACGATGTTTTAACTGAAGAAGAGATGCAGTTTTTAGACCCTTGGTTTGATCATTTTGTATTAGGCAAAGAAGCTGAAAATATGAAAAAAGATTTCTGCGACATGTCTCAACCCTACGGTACACCTATGGAAGATTTTCAACTGGTTAATGCGATGCTTCCAAGCACCTATAGAAACGAATTAGCAGATAACATTTACCATAAAATTACACAACACATAGCGGACCAGTTATACCAAGATGGACAAACGGCCATGGACTACGAGCAATTTTTGGCTAAAAAACCAAGCAAAAAAGGAGCAGAATTCGCCATGCACCAAGACTTGGGATATTGGCCAAAAACCGAAAATACCTGGACAGCAACATTTTCTTTAGCACTTACGGACTCTGACCTCATAAATGGATGCCTACAAGTGTTACCCGGCACTAATAAAGAATCCGAACTACGCAAACATTTTCCAAAATCGTATAGTGGCGATAAAAAGAATAGTGGTGTTTCTAGAGATGAAAGCCATACATTGGTGATTGAAGAACGCCAAGATGATAAAATTGTATACCTACCTGTAAAAAGAGGTAGTATTACCATACATGACGAACGTATTGTACATGGGTCTGCAGGAAATGAATCCAAAGAATGGCGAAAAACATACGTAGCAGCCTATAGAGCTATTGAAACTATTGCCAAGGAACGCGCAATTGGCTTTACCCACTCCCATAACGATGTTGTTGATTGGGATAACATCATTATTTAGTTGAGGTATTTTTCTTCGTACATTTATATTTAATTAAACACCACTTTACTTGAAAAAATATTCTTTTTTCCTTTTCATCCTATTTTCTGGTTCATTCATTTTTGGGCAAGAACCCATAGAATGGAATTCAGATTTTATTCTACAAGTAGAAGATTATCAATCTCCGGAATCGGAAATTAATTCGGAGCTTACCTTCTATTCTATCTATTCCGGAGCAAAAATAGACTTGAGTTTTAACATGAATTCCGTGTCATTTATGTTCACCAAGAATTTTAATGATAAAGTCAAAGCCGTATTTCAAAAAAAATTAGCTGTTTTAATTGCTCCAGATAGTATAACCGCAATGCAACTGGTACAATTTGGTCGTTATGATTTTGATTTGGTTGAATTGTATACCAGAAAAATTCGTAAGAAGATTTATGAGGAAAAAGGTGCGTTTAGCGATTCCGGTTTATTTCAGCCTATTTTTAATGAATTGCAAGAAGAAATGAACATGGTAAGTGCCCAAGTCTTTAAAGCTACCGATTTTGGAAAAGACACCGAATTACTACAAAAGGAACACGATAAAGTTATTGATGAAATAAATACACTTTCCGATTTTTGTAAAGCCTGTAAACCGAGGAAAATTAGGAAGTAGTTGTTCGTTGACGGTTAATTAAACGCTTCGCCTTTTTTGTATTAAGTATTAAGGCGTTCGAATTAACTTTTGATTTGGTGCTTCGTACTTCTTACCTTGTACTTCCAACTTTGCACTTCTTACCGTCTACTTAATACTACTTAACACAAAACACAACTCATCATTCAAAATCTACAATTGAGGAATATTGTTTAATTTGTTGTGTGTTATTACTCCATCTTTGAGTAAAATAAAACCAACCGACCATGGAAAACATTATTAGCATCTTCATTTATATTCATGCCTTTTTTGGTGGAATAGGACTAGTTACCGGTATTGCAAGTATTATCGTAAAAAAAGGAAACATAAAACACAAACAATTAGGAAAATGGTTTACCTGGTCCATGATCATTAGTTCCGCTATATCCTTGGTGGTTGCCCGTATGCCAAATCACATTAATAACTTTTTATTTTTAATTGGCATATTTACCATTTACATGGTTTTGGCTGGCAATAGAGCGCTCACTTTTAAATCCATAAAAAAAACAGAAGCTAATTTGGTTGACAAACTAATTTCTGGCACTATGGTAATTAGCGGCCTACTAATGATCGGTTTTGGAATAAACGGACTCGTAAATGGCTATTCGCAGAGCATCCTATTTATATTCTTTGGAGCATTTGGAATATTCTTGCCCTATGGTGATTACAAATTATTTAAAACCACATTAGAAAACAGAAAACTTTGGTTAATTACACATTTAAGCAGAATGTTAGGTGCACTCATAGCCTCCATAACCGCTTTTTTAGTCGCTGGAATAAAATACGATAACCTATGGGCATGGATGCTTCCAACCGTTTTAGGAACCGCCTATATCATCTACTGGATCAAAAAAGTAAAAGGAACTCTAAAGCCAAAAAGAGCCTAGAAATTAAAAACTACTTTTTTAAATTTAGGTTTTCCGCGAAATAATCACAGAAATCTTTCATGGTAGCCGTCATTTTTTCGTCTTGGGTAGCCTTTAAAAATGTGTCGGATAAAGAAACCAATGTCTGATGAAAAAAAGTTTTCATTTCATCTACAGGCATGTCTTTTGTCCAAAGGTCAATTTTTAAAGACTCTTGATTTTTACTATCCCAAACGGATAATAACATTGCCTTTGCTTCCTCATTTTCAATACCGCCGTCTTGTGCAGACCAGTTTAATGATTCAGGAATTCTATTTTCATCTAATCCTACACGCAAGGTAATTTCTGAAGTATGTAAATCTGCCATTTAATTTCGAGGTTTGTAATTTGATTTTTTAAAAATTTCATCGGCGGGCATTGTCATTAATTGCTTTATGTCCACATCATTATTCTCCATAAAAGCACGTACAATTTGCCACCCAACGTAACGACCTAACCTACCAGGTGATTCATTATCTAGCTCTAATCCGAATTTAGAAAACGGAGCAGGTTCTAAAAATCGCTGATTCAATTTATTATCTGTACTGTATAAATATTCGTTTTCTATAAAATTTCGCCACATAGGCTCTTCATTTGCAATAGCCCAATCCATCTCATCTTGCGAATACCCAATTCTTTTACCATCATTGGCGTTAGGCATGAACAGGTCTTTTAAATACAATTCCTTCCCAAAATAAATCATTCTAGCAAGAAAAGTACGATCTCTTGGTCTTGGCACTACTTGTTTTGCAAAAGCACTAGCAATATCGCTAACCAAATAATTACGGTCTAACGATTTTGCTATATAGCGTTGAAATCCTCCATAATATTTATGCTCGGCACCCAAGTAATTATCCAGACTTACAAACAATATACTATCGGCCAATATAATTCTATTGTTATAGTCCACATCATTAGTTACCGTAATAATCTTTGGCACCGTATATTCTGGAAAATAATATTTTATGTGCTTAAAAAGTTGAATTATACTTTCTTTCTCATCTTCAAAACTTTGAAACGTGTTCCCTACCTCTTGAAATAATTCTATTTGAAGAGAATCTTGCATTTTCGCTACCCACACACTATCCGGGGCCGGAAAAAGATAAGGATATTTTTTACGGAGCACTGGCAAACCTTCTGCCCCTGCCGAAGCAAACTCACGATCAAATCTCGAAATATTTAAATCTATTGGCACAGCTGCTATCTCCTGAGCAACTTTATCACTGTCATTACAGCTAAAAAGTACTAGAAAAACTGATAATAGTATAAAAATTGGTTTTACCCTGCCAAGTATTACACAATACATTTTATTATTCACGGTGTACAACTTATTTTTATAGCAAAGTTAATTGATTTTACTAAATAATGAGAGCGGTATGCAAACGGAAAAAGTAATTGACCACATTGTTAAATGGTTAAAGGACTATGCTACTAATGCAAAACAAAAAGGATTTGTTATTGGTATATCTGGCGGAATAGATTCTGCCGTTACTTCTACCCTATGTGCAAAAACTGGCCTAGACCTTATGTGTTTAGAAATGCCAATACACCAAGCTCCAAATCAATCTGACCGAGCGTCAAGACATATAGAGTGGTTACAAGCCAATTTCAAAAACATAAAAAGACAGCCTGTAAATTTAACTCCTGTGTTCGACAGTTTAGTAGCTGCTTTACCCGCTGTTGAAAATGAAGAAGATCGTTTTATGTCTTTAGCAAATACTAGAGCAAGATTACGAATGACAAGTCTCTACTATTTTGCCGCACTTGAACGTTATTTGGTAGCGGGTACAGGAAATAAAGTAGAAGACTTCGGTGTAGGATTTTACACTAAATATGGTGATGGCGGAGTAGATTTGAGTCCCATTGCCGATTTAATGAAGACCGAAGTTTATGCCATTGCTAAAGTTCTAGGAATAAATGAGGAAATTATAAGCGCTGCCCCAACCGACGGTTTGTGGGGAGACGACAGAACGGATGAAGACCAGATTGGTGCCTCGTACCCCGAGCTAGAATGGGCTATGACCATGAAAGACGAGGGTAAAACCATTACCGATTTTGAAGGTAGAAAAAAAGAGGTTTTCTCCATATTTACCAGGCTAAATACCATGAACCAACATAAGATGCTTCCTATACCCATTTGTAAGATTCCGAAGGCACTTAAATGACAATTCAACTAAAAATCAAGGCATTAAGTCGAAAATAAAGTGCGAAATTCTTCGTTAGTATTAAAATAATGCAACTTTGGTGTCTAATTTAGAAATTTAAGCCTTACATTGCATGTAGTATTTTTACACGTAATAGGTTCTTAAAATCTATAAAAACAAATAATTAATGATTAAAGTTTTAATAGCGGATAATCACCCCATTATAAGAATGGGAGTGAAAAAAGTTCTAGAATCCGCTGAGGGATTTGAACTGATTGATGAGGTGGCAACCACCGAAGAGCTTTTCGAAAAACTCAAAGACACAACCCCCGATGTAGTCATGCTAGAAATGGATATTCCAGAAATTAATGGAATAGCAGCATTACGAAAGATCAAAAAAGAATATGCAGATGTCAAAGTACTTATGTACAGCGGTCAATCTGAAGATGTATATGCCCTTAGTGCTATTAGAGCTGGTGCTTTTGGATATTTATCTAAATCTTCTGGTGTAGAATATATTACAGCAGCAGTTAAAAAAGTAAGTGAAGGTAGCATGTTTATTACCAATGAGTTAGCTCAACGTCTTGCTTTTGATGAAGGTACTAAAAAACCTAGAAGGTTCTTTAGAAGACTATCTACTAGAGAAATAGAAGTTTTAAAACTTTTAGCTAGTGGTAAACGTAACAAAGAAGTTGCTTTGGGTTTAAACCTAAATGAAAAAACAGTAAGTACCTATAAAGCGCGTTTAATGAAAAAATTAAATGTTGATAATATGGTAGATTTATTACAACAAGCAAAAGCTTTGGAATTGTATTAAATTCTTACAACTTTTATATTATAAAAAAAGACCTGCCAATGGCAGGTCTTTTTTATTTTTCTAAACCATCTTTGAGTATTATGACAGTACTCTATTTAATTTTTGATTTAGTAGCTTATTCAATTGAATATAGTTCATTATTTCCTCTAAAGCTTCACGATTATCTTGGTTGGGTTCTTCGGTTGTTTTCTGTAAAGCGCCCATTCTTTTTTTAATTAGAAAACAACGTAATGTTAAAATAGTTTCGCTTACCAATTGTGCAACACCTACTTCTTTTTTCTTAGGGTAAATTTCTTTGCTTTCCCAATTATCCAACTTATAACGCTCTTCTTCCATTAAAATAGAAGAAATTTGATTGCCCATATCTTGATCAAGACCATTAACAAAGTTTGTTATAGAAAAATCTTCTTCTTCGTTCAAGGCCACTATCAATT
The genomic region above belongs to Maribacter hydrothermalis and contains:
- a CDS encoding transglutaminase-like domain-containing protein; amino-acid sequence: MDYLASTYFYDYESDEIQAFILEYKNTLLSKKEIAKQLYTKVRDTWRYDPYSLSFSKEKYRASEIAKRSKGHCIDKSIVLIASLRAMEIPARIHLAKVKNHIGVERLIEKFGSNELTPHGMVDVLLNDKWLKISPTFNASLCTMLNVAPLDFDGENDAILQEFNHEGSQFMEYLEDYGHFEDVPVAFMAQNAREHYPAIFDSGSNETEFKL
- a CDS encoding response regulator — encoded protein: MIKVLIADNHPIIRMGVKKVLESAEGFELIDEVATTEELFEKLKDTTPDVVMLEMDIPEINGIAALRKIKKEYADVKVLMYSGQSEDVYALSAIRAGAFGYLSKSSGVEYITAAVKKVSEGSMFITNELAQRLAFDEGTKKPRRFFRRLSTREIEVLKLLASGKRNKEVALGLNLNEKTVSTYKARLMKKLNVDNMVDLLQQAKALELY
- the nadE gene encoding NAD(+) synthase, yielding MQTEKVIDHIVKWLKDYATNAKQKGFVIGISGGIDSAVTSTLCAKTGLDLMCLEMPIHQAPNQSDRASRHIEWLQANFKNIKRQPVNLTPVFDSLVAALPAVENEEDRFMSLANTRARLRMTSLYYFAALERYLVAGTGNKVEDFGVGFYTKYGDGGVDLSPIADLMKTEVYAIAKVLGINEEIISAAPTDGLWGDDRTDEDQIGASYPELEWAMTMKDEGKTITDFEGRKKEVFSIFTRLNTMNQHKMLPIPICKIPKALK
- a CDS encoding group III truncated hemoglobin, with protein sequence MSEITNREDVSLLVHTFYDKIRQNDMLGPIFNSHITNDEWPAHLDKLTDFWETNLFGIAKFKGSPTTKHINVDKSLKHTMSENHFETWLQLWFETIDELYTGELAMRAKESAGRMAAGQFGMVMHYRPEEYKS
- the gldC gene encoding gliding motility protein GldC, encoding MADLHTSEITLRVGLDENRIPESLNWSAQDGGIENEEAKAMLLSVWDSKNQESLKIDLWTKDMPVDEMKTFFHQTLVSLSDTFLKATQDEKMTATMKDFCDYFAENLNLKK
- a CDS encoding DUF6892 domain-containing protein; translated protein: MFNLFKKQPPKSITIIGTEEQLTINGVPVTFPTNHAKLVELFGEPSRSSKTKLTKSTLLCWDAEGVYCNYASSSHIYSFSLIFSKKHQLELSPKNNFSGSININNKDILFDDFDGIKFDNYVLRKLIYKGEEQPYAIAFMVNLDVKKEIATDTYQLKPTNEELLEFSDFGFKLAVIQELMYIQEVLQPLFDVNEFANWYTKRKIDIDQEGYEPIAEVTQYFKDFPVPKRLAPLVTKIYQDGGNDIYLNLLPHGNGSEEYWDIKSCADAKHFPNLKKVTLCYAADTIIDELNHMGIESEWL
- the gldB gene encoding gliding motility lipoprotein GldB codes for the protein MYCVILGRVKPIFILLSVFLVLFSCNDSDKVAQEIAAVPIDLNISRFDREFASAGAEGLPVLRKKYPYLFPAPDSVWVAKMQDSLQIELFQEVGNTFQSFEDEKESIIQLFKHIKYYFPEYTVPKIITVTNDVDYNNRIILADSILFVSLDNYLGAEHKYYGGFQRYIAKSLDRNYLVSDIASAFAKQVVPRPRDRTFLARMIYFGKELYLKDLFMPNANDGKRIGYSQDEMDWAIANEEPMWRNFIENEYLYSTDNKLNQRFLEPAPFSKFGLELDNESPGRLGRYVGWQIVRAFMENNDVDIKQLMTMPADEIFKKSNYKPRN
- a CDS encoding cupin domain-containing protein is translated as MNIISFTDSPNFNDQKIVTQVLLETTFSKEIRILLKKGQVMKEHKAPFPIIIHMIQGKIDFGAEGAIHSLKAGDIITLDSNVPHDLSAKDDSIVRLTLSKLDTAERVVKVVENS
- a CDS encoding YegJ family protein, with the protein product MKNTFIYFVSLLFMLSSCKENTSAKTERNGEPDVYNVEDDNAKMNQAMEAAKNSVQEFQDALLSDNPNFEFFAIKQKFEAIEGTEHIWIQDIQLVDTDFMGIVANEPVYAQKVKLGDTISIDRSNISDWMYYDEGKVVGGYTIRVIRDELSPEEQAQFDDENGLIFK
- a CDS encoding putative quinol monooxygenase encodes the protein MMIRIAAIEIEPAFLKEYLEILKIESEASVRLEPGVICIYPMFEKERPNEIRLLEIYADKAAYESHLKSPHFIEYKTSTANMVKSLDLIEMSAIDEASMPKLFRKLSLN
- a CDS encoding phytanoyl-CoA dioxygenase family protein, with product MERITNPNSGSQRRVGNNYLITKEEIEQFHDLGYIVLNDVLTEEEMQFLDPWFDHFVLGKEAENMKKDFCDMSQPYGTPMEDFQLVNAMLPSTYRNELADNIYHKITQHIADQLYQDGQTAMDYEQFLAKKPSKKGAEFAMHQDLGYWPKTENTWTATFSLALTDSDLINGCLQVLPGTNKESELRKHFPKSYSGDKKNSGVSRDESHTLVIEERQDDKIVYLPVKRGSITIHDERIVHGSAGNESKEWRKTYVAAYRAIETIAKERAIGFTHSHNDVVDWDNIII